The region GATTTGTCCATTCTCCTTCTTCTAGATATTAGCCTTTCCAGCGACGGTTATGCCGCAGGAAACAGAGTGATTGATGTAGAAAAGGAAGTATCGATACTTTTTGGAGAAATGTTGAACGAATTCAATATTGATTTCTCGATTGACAGTTTTTATTCGAAAACCCGTAATTATTCGACTTATTTGACGGTCAAAGATTTTGATGAAAAATGGAATGTGGCCAAACACAAAATTGGCGCTATAGAACCCAACGGTTACACCCGAATCGGGGCTGCCTTGCGACATGCCGGCGCACGACTCGACAAAAGAAGTACTAAAAACAAATGGGTCATCTTAATTTCTGACGGAAAACCCAATGACTACGATAAATACGAAGGAAAGTACGGTATCAATGACGTAAAACAAGCGCTTCGGGAACTCAATAACAGAAATATCAATTCGTATGCGTTGGCCATTGAAGCGCAGGCCAAATATTATTTGCCTCAAATGTTCGGACAAAATCACTATCAGATTCTGACAACTCCTGTTGAGTTGTTGCAATCCTTGGTGAAATTGTACGAGAAAATTAAACACCAAAAATAAGTAACGCGATGAACGAAACATCAAACTCCATCACACTTCCCGAAGGACATCCCGTACAGGTTTACTTTCAGGAGAATGACATAATACATCGGCTTTTAGAAGAAATAACCGCTGTTGATTCGTATGAAGAATTTCAGAAATATACCAATATTTTTAATCAACTTCATACCATTGAGAAACGTTTTGCCCGAAAAGAAAATCAGCTTTTTCCTTTTTTGGAGAAAAAAGGTTGGCTAGGACCTTCTCAAGGAATGTGGTCTTTTCACGATAATCTTCGGGAACAATTTCGAATGTTGCGAACCAACATGGATAATAAGGATTTCAATAGCATTAAAACCAATACGCCTTATTTAGTCAATGGAATTTCCCGATTATTGGAGGTCGAAGAAACGGTTTTGTTTCCCAATGCTTTGGAGCTTTTGGCGGAAAAAGATTGGATTGAAATGCGTAAAGGCGAAGAAGAAATAGGTTGGATGTTAGCCCAACCACCAGCTCCTTTTCCTAGTGTGGCTTATGTGCATCCGAGTGAAGATTTTACCATTCGAGAAATGCCTTTCTCATTAGAAAACACTTCGCATTATGACGAAGGGCACATGACAGTGGAACAGGTAAATTTATTGTTCAGAACCATGCCTTTGGACCTTACTTATGTGGATGAAAACGATAAAGTTATTTTTTACAATAGGGGAGAAGAACGCGTGTTTCCTAGAAGTGCGGGAATCATTGGTCGAGAAGTAAAATTTTGCCATCCACCCAAAAGTGTTGGAACGGTCTTGAAAATTTTGGAAGAATTTAGAAAAGGAACTAAAAGCGAATCTTCATTTTGGATTAATTACAAAGAGCGACTGATCTACATTCGTTATTTCGCGGTTAGGGATGCCAATTTGAATTACAAAGGCGTTATCGAAATGTCTCAGGATATCACCGATATCAAGAAAATTGAAGGTGAAAAACGATTGCTGGATTGGGAATAATATCTAATTATAACGACCATTTTTTTTGACCTCCTCTTCGCTTCAATCAGATTCCAACTAATAAAAAGTAGAGAGGAGGTTTTTTGAAAATTTGGTAAACAAAATGAATACTTATATGAATACACTAAAAATCGATTACAAGAACATCTATTATCCACCTGGAGGGATTTTGATGTGGATTATTATTTTCCTGGAACTGATTACTTTCGGAATGGCATTGGTTGCTTTTGTTTATTATGGACAGCAAGAACCTCAAGTGTTTCACCAATCTCGTATGCAGCTTAACACCACCATAGGAGCCATTAATACTGTTTTTCTATTGACAAGTGGTTTTTTTATGGCCATTGCTGTGCAACAATTTAAAGAAAGAAATAGAAACAAATCTTCCTTTTATTTTAAACTGACGATGCTTGGCGGACTATTGTTTTTGGTTCTAAAAAGTGTTGAATATTACCATAAAATTGAATCCGGAATTTCATTAGAAACCAATATGTTTTTCAGTTTTTATTGGATGTTAACCGCTTTTCATCTTATTCATGTCGTCATGGGATTGGTTATTTTGATGTGGACAAATTACGGAATGACAAAGAAAAATTCAGATACTACTATTGAAGATATTGAAGCTTGTGCGGCTTTCTGGCACATGTGTGATTTGATTTGGCTGTTGTTATTTCCAATTCTCTATTTAATTTTTTAACTAATGAAAAAGTCTTTATTATATACCTACGGCGTACTTATTCTTTTAACCTTAACTACTGCTTTTGTTTCAAATTCAATTACGGTTTCAGCTTTTGCCGTCAGTATAATCATGGGTATATCGGCTCTTAAATTTATTTTAGTTGCCTTTCAATTTATGGAATTGAAAAAAGCGAATTCCTTTTGGAGAATCACTCTCGGGCTTGTTTTAGGATTGATAATTTTAGTAGTGGTAACAATAATCTGAAAATCATAATAAAAAGTTAAGAAACATGATTTTTATCATGTTAAAGGATGTTTTTGTCCTTTATCTTTACACTATATAAAACCAATATATAAATCTAAAAAGTTTAGGATTATGTTTAAAAATGAAACAAAAATAAAAAATATCGCACTTGCAATGTTTGTTGCGATAGGGTTGTTTTCTTGTGGTAAAAAAGAAGAAAATGAGGCTAAACATTATGAAAATGTAAAAGTTGAAGGCCAGCAAGTTGCCGAGCTTACGGCACCTCCTTTTGTACCAAAACCAGTTGGCAATCGTGCAGCAACCAAATTGGTTGTGCATATGGAAATAAAAGAACAGGAAGGAGAAATGGTAGATGGGGTAAAATATACTTACTGGACCTTTGGCGGATCTGTTCCTGGAAGTTTTATCAGAACCAGAGTGGGGGATGAGGTTGAATTTCATTTAAAAAACCATCCGGACAATAAAATGCCTCACAACATTGATTTGCATGCGGTAACCGGTCCCGGAGGAGGAGCAACCTCCTCTTTAGTAGCACCGGGGCATGAAAAAGTGTTCAATTTTAAAACCTTAAATCCAGGTTTGTATGTTTACCATTGTGCTACTGCTCCGGTGGGAATGCACATTGCGAACGGGATGTACGGATTAATATTGGTAGAACCGGAAGGAGGTTTACCGCCAGTTGATAAAGAATACTACGTTATGCAAGGTGATTTTTATACCAAAGGGAGTTATGGAGAGCAAGGGTCTCAACCTTTTGATATGAATAAAGCGATTAAAGAACAAGCTGATTATGTGGTTTTCAATGGAAAAGTTGGAGCAGTTACTGGAGAAAAATCCCTTACTGCCAAAGTAGGCGAGACAGTTCGTATTTATATGGGAAATGGTGGTCCAAACTTGGTTTCCTCTTTCCATGTAATTGGAGAAATATTTGACAAGGTACACATTGAAGGTGGAGATATGATCAACAAAAATGTTCAAACGACTTTGATCCCTGCCGGTGGTTCAGCGATAGTAGAGTTTAAAGTGGATGTTCCAGGAACTTTTATTTTAGTAGATCACTCGATATTCAGAGCGTTCAATAAAGGAGCACTTGGAATGCTAAAAGTAGAAGGGGATGAGAATAAAAAAATACATTCTGGAACCATTCAAGAAGGAATTTATTTGCCTGAAGGCGGAACAATACAAAATATGCCAAAAGTGAATGGTGTTGCCAAAAGTACTGCTCCAAAAACTCTTGGAGAGCAAATTAAATCAGGAAAAGCATTGTATGGAAGGACTTGTTTTGCTTGTCACCAGTCAGAAGGACAGGGGGTGCCAAATGCTTTTCCTCCATTGGCCAAGTCTGATTACTTGAATGCTAATATTGACAGAGCAATTAATGCCGTATTGCATGGATTGAGCGGAGAAGTAACTGTAAATGGCAAAAAATACAATAATGTTATGACCAGTCAGAATT is a window of Flavobacterium acetivorans DNA encoding:
- a CDS encoding DUF438 domain-containing protein, which encodes MNETSNSITLPEGHPVQVYFQENDIIHRLLEEITAVDSYEEFQKYTNIFNQLHTIEKRFARKENQLFPFLEKKGWLGPSQGMWSFHDNLREQFRMLRTNMDNKDFNSIKTNTPYLVNGISRLLEVEETVLFPNALELLAEKDWIEMRKGEEEIGWMLAQPPAPFPSVAYVHPSEDFTIREMPFSLENTSHYDEGHMTVEQVNLLFRTMPLDLTYVDENDKVIFYNRGEERVFPRSAGIIGREVKFCHPPKSVGTVLKILEEFRKGTKSESSFWINYKERLIYIRYFAVRDANLNYKGVIEMSQDITDIKKIEGEKRLLDWE
- a CDS encoding cytochrome c oxidase subunit 3, coding for MNTLKIDYKNIYYPPGGILMWIIIFLELITFGMALVAFVYYGQQEPQVFHQSRMQLNTTIGAINTVFLLTSGFFMAIAVQQFKERNRNKSSFYFKLTMLGGLLFLVLKSVEYYHKIESGISLETNMFFSFYWMLTAFHLIHVVMGLVILMWTNYGMTKKNSDTTIEDIEACAAFWHMCDLIWLLLFPILYLIF
- a CDS encoding cytochrome C oxidase subunit IV family protein, with the translated sequence MKKSLLYTYGVLILLTLTTAFVSNSITVSAFAVSIIMGISALKFILVAFQFMELKKANSFWRITLGLVLGLIILVVVTII
- the nirK gene encoding copper-containing nitrite reductase → MFKNETKIKNIALAMFVAIGLFSCGKKEENEAKHYENVKVEGQQVAELTAPPFVPKPVGNRAATKLVVHMEIKEQEGEMVDGVKYTYWTFGGSVPGSFIRTRVGDEVEFHLKNHPDNKMPHNIDLHAVTGPGGGATSSLVAPGHEKVFNFKTLNPGLYVYHCATAPVGMHIANGMYGLILVEPEGGLPPVDKEYYVMQGDFYTKGSYGEQGSQPFDMNKAIKEQADYVVFNGKVGAVTGEKSLTAKVGETVRIYMGNGGPNLVSSFHVIGEIFDKVHIEGGDMINKNVQTTLIPAGGSAIVEFKVDVPGTFILVDHSIFRAFNKGALGMLKVEGDENKKIHSGTIQEGIYLPEGGTIQNMPKVNGVAKSTAPKTLGEQIKSGKALYGRTCFACHQSEGQGVPNAFPPLAKSDYLNANIDRAINAVLHGLSGEVTVNGKKYNNVMTSQNLTDDEIADVLTYVYNSWGNNKTVVTPAKVKALRAKPVVKTKDIHE